Proteins encoded in a region of the Bactrocera tryoni isolate S06 chromosome 4, CSIRO_BtryS06_freeze2, whole genome shotgun sequence genome:
- the LOC120774881 gene encoding probable methylmalonate-semialdehyde dehydrogenase [acylating], mitochondrial, with protein MSLVRLIGAECRLLAKRGYASSPATTKMFIDGKFVESQTKEWIDLHDPATNEVISRVPKCTQSEMQAALESNKKAFKSWSQQSVLSRQQIMFKLQALIKSNMGELAKNITKEQGKTLADAEGDVLRGLQVVEHSCSIPSLAMGETVANVARDMDTYSLVLPLGVTAGIAPFNFPAMIPLWMFPVAITCGNTMLLKPSERVPGSTMLLMELLNEAGCPPGVVNVIHGQHDVVNFICDAPEIKAVSFVGSDAAGKYIYERAGKNGKRVQSNMGAKNHGVIVADANKENTLNQLAGAAFGAAGQRCMALSTAVFVGEAQKWIPDLVERAKKLKVNAGHVPGTDVGPVISAQSKKRINDLVESGVKEGAKLILDGRNVKVPGYEAGYFVGPTILSDVTPNMECYKEEIFGPVLVILKADTLDEAIQTVNANPYGNGTAIFTTNGATARKFVNEIDVGQVGVNVPIPVPLPMFSFTGTRGSFRGDHHFYGKMGIKFYTQTKTVTQLWRETDVTHTQAAVAMPTMK; from the exons tgCCGTTTGTTGGCTAAGCGCGGCTACGCTTCTTCTCCAGCAACTACAAAAATGTTCATCGATGGCAAATTTGTGGAGTCTCAAACCAAAGAATGGATCGATTTGCACGACCCCGCTACCAATGAGGTCATCAGCCGCGTACCCAAGTGCACACAGAGTGAGATGCAAGCAGCTTTGGAGTCCAACAAAAAAGCGTTCAAATCGTGGAGCCAGCAATCAGTGTTATCCCGCCAGCAGATTATGTTCAAATTACAAGCATTGATCAAATCGAATATGGGTGAATTGGCTAAGAACATAACCAAGGAACAAGGCAAAACACTTGCCGATGCTGAGGGTGACGTTTTACGTGGATTAC AGGTAGTTGAGCACTCTTGTAGCATTCCCTCGTTAGCAATGGGTGAGACTGTGGCTAACGTGGCACGCGATATGGATACTTATTCGCTTGTCTTGCCTTTGGGTGTCACTGCGGGTATTGCACCTTTCAACTTCCCCGCCATGATTCCACTATGGATGTTCCCTGTGGCCATTACCTGTGGTAACACCATGCTTCTGAAGCCATCAGAGCGAGTGCCCGGTTCGACTATGCTGTTGATGGAGCTGCTAAATGAAGCTGGCTGCCCACCTGGCGTTGTTAATGTCATTCACGGTCAACATGATGTTGTCAATTTCATCTGCGATGCACCCGAAATCAAAGCCGTTTCCTTTGTCGGCTCTGATGCTGCAGGCAAATACATTTATGAGCGTGCTGGCAAAAATGGCAAACGTGTGCAGAGCAATATGGGTGCCAAGAACCACGGTGTTATTGTGGCCGACGCAAACAAGGAGAACACCTTGAACCAACTGGCTGGCGCCGCTTTTGGTGCTGCGGGTCAACGTTGCATGGCACTTTCCACTGCTGTGTTTGTTGGCGAAGCACAGAAATGGATTCCAGATTTGGTTGAGCGCGCCAAGAAATTGAAGGTGAATGCTGGTCATGTGCCTGGCACTGATGTGGGTCCAGTCATCAGTGCACAATCGAAGAAACGTATTAATGATCTTGTTGAATCTGGAGTAAAGGAAGGAGCTAAACTTATTCTAGATGGACGCAATGTCAAGGTACCTGGCTATGAAGCAGGTTACTTCGTTGGACCCACCATCCTCTCTGACGTTACACCCAATATGGAGTGCTACAAAGAGGAAATATTTGGACCCGTCTTGGTAATTTTGAAAGCCGATACCCTGGACGAAGCTATTCAAACCGTCAATGCAAATCCCTACGGCAACGGTACAGCGATCTTCACCACTAATGGCGCAACTGCACGCAAGTTCGTCAACGAAATCGATGTAGGTCAAGTAGGTGTGAACGTACCCATACCCGTACCTCTACCCATGTTCTCGTTCACCGGCACACGTGGCTCCTTCCGAGGGGATCACCACTTCTATGGCAAAATGGGCATCAAATTCTACACACAAACCAAGACCGTAACTCAATTGTGGCGCGAAACCGATGTGACGCACACCCAGGCGGCGGTAGCCATGCCCACGATGAAATAG